CGCTCTCATCAAGCTCAAGCTGTTCATGCGCAGCAGCGATGGGCTTGATTCTGATCCCCCCAGCTCTTTCCATTCATCGGTTATGGCCGGGACAAAGCGTTCCCGCTTTACTCCTGCCTTCCATAACAATTCTTCGCAGCACGGCGGGGCCACAAACACGGCATGCTCGTTCTGGGATGCAATCGCCTTGACAGTGATCGGATCTAGATGGTCATCATGCTCATGCGTAATCAAGCAAATATCGGCTTGATCGACGTCCTCAGGCACAATCGGAGCAGG
This genomic window from Paenibacillus hexagrammi contains:
- a CDS encoding MBL fold metallo-hydrolase — translated: MKPTKTGAAFMQEIKDTHPPQGTVAVWLTGQASVILKGSQVTVWIDPFVSDYLELKGGPARAYPAPIVPEDVDQADICLITHEHDDHLDPITVKAIASQNEHAVFVAPPCCEELLWKAGVKRERFVPAITDEWKELGGSESSPSLLRMNSLSLMRAATTDTWVI